The proteins below come from a single Kiritimatiellia bacterium genomic window:
- the thiE gene encoding thiamine phosphate synthase yields the protein MRRTPDYSVYLVTDRAMAGARPLEAVVRAAVGGGVSVVQIREKTLGARAFLDAARSLRRLLDSLGRPLIVNDRLDIALACGAAGVHLGQDDLPCAEARRIAGSEFLIGVSVSTPEEAIAAERDGADYLGVSPVFDTPTKTDTPPAVGLEGLQRIREATSLPLVAIGGIHPSNAAEVIRAGADGVAVVSAIMAAPDPAMAAAALVRAVAAGRDLRDRWAAGRPAG from the coding sequence ATGAGGCGGACGCCCGACTATTCGGTGTATCTGGTCACCGACCGCGCGATGGCGGGGGCGCGCCCACTGGAAGCGGTGGTGCGCGCGGCGGTCGGCGGCGGCGTCTCCGTGGTCCAGATCCGCGAGAAGACGCTCGGCGCCCGTGCGTTTCTCGATGCGGCGCGCTCGCTGCGACGGCTGCTGGACTCGCTGGGCCGGCCGCTGATTGTGAACGACCGGCTCGACATTGCGCTCGCCTGCGGTGCGGCCGGTGTGCACCTGGGGCAGGACGATCTGCCCTGCGCGGAGGCGCGTCGGATCGCGGGGTCGGAGTTTCTGATTGGCGTCTCCGTGAGCACTCCCGAGGAGGCGATCGCGGCGGAGCGGGATGGTGCGGACTATCTTGGCGTTAGTCCGGTATTCGACACGCCGACGAAGACCGACACGCCGCCGGCGGTCGGGCTGGAGGGCCTGCAGCGGATTCGAGAGGCGACGTCGCTGCCGCTGGTGGCGATCGGGGGCATCCACCCGTCGAACGCGGCGGAGGTGATCCGCGCGGGCGCGGATGGTGTCGCGGTGGTCTCCGCGATCATGGCCGCGCCTGATCCGGCGATGGCGGCGGCCGCTCTGGTGCGGGCGGTGGCTGCGGGGCGAGATCTCCGCGACCGCTGGGCGGCCGGACGACCGGCCGGTTGA